The region AGTACCGCCACTCGAAGGGTTAAGTGCATGTTTTGGAGttggtgaagttgacacacaacatggtggttgctTTTCCTGACTCATgtgtgtcacaatgctctggtatgatttgtttattttaacctagtttttaattatgtgttaggttagttatttacccctgaagatgagatcagattgcagatctcaaaatttgtttgtatcactgaacgattgtaaatgtccgaaaaaattctgtttccttcacaatcttccgttgtcaaaaacaaacttcaaacaaagaagaatGATACAAAATggctgtattaattaatataattcaattctATAGAgttaaaaatactctaaaaaacAGAATGCTGTATTAGTAgaacaaaactgaaaatgttataatacaaaataaattaaataagtaggAAAGTTAAACAAAACAGTGGAATAAACTCAGCCTGAAAAATATCTAATTTCCCAGGTTTTACCCTTATCTAAAATAAGTTGTAATTTACAAATCagcaaatacatttataaatttttactggtTCAAGAGCCAACATACCTCCGCCAGAGTACCATGTATGTGAGGATACAAGTGAAATCCCCCTCCGTGTAGGTTGAGATTCATTGAGCCCGCTGTTTCCAAATCCACCTGAacagaaaatagtaaataataatgtcTTACTAAACAAATGTTATGTCATACTACTATTCAGTTAATAGAAAAATAGAGTTACCACTGGTGAAGTGATGGGAGGTGCCGTACACACGTGACACTCACACTCTGTTGTCGTTTCTGACTGCTCTCGTCCCTCTCCCTCCACACGCGCCCGCGTCCGTTGTGATCACTGCAATCACCACACTAGTCAATATTAGGGCTCTTGGCTTTACACAGGTTCCACTAAATATGTGCTGACATGTTACCTGGTGGGGGGCAGAGAAGGTGAGTGGGGTGGAGTGACCAGCCCGCCGCAGCTTAGCAGGTGACTCATGGCGCACTCATCACATGGACAACTACGGTGACACGTAGCCTCGCCACTCAGATCACTGAAACATCTGGCTTGTTAATACACACATAGAGGTTTACTGTACACTTAAAATTTCCATTTGGAACAttactataaacaaataatttggaaCTAGTTGTAGACAGCATTTTGCTGATATTCATATTGCTTGCATTTTGCTTGTTTTGTTGTTCAGTacaagaaaaaattcaaaacttaaaaaaagaaacttttatgtgaagttaacatttatattatccTAAAATCGAAGAAACTATAGTTGCAGGTTTGGATACATTTATCAATCCGTAATCTTATTTGTAGGAAGGCAAGAGGAATTACCATTCCATTATTGCAATTATAAcactttccatttttatttataaattcaagtaGAGGAGTGAAGGaatgacaattaattatacatcTTGTCCCCTTTTACAGTTTGGCTTTCGACATGGGAGAAGTGCCAAAGTTGGGAGATGCTGTTTTTTGAGTTTGTGGACAGGGTTTTGAGGGCAGTGGATGGGTCACACTTTGCTGTTGGTGCTTTCTGTGATCTTTTCAAGGCACAAAAAGCCTTGCAAAAAAAAAGGAAGGCGGGTTGTTTTTTCAGTTAAAGAACTGTGTTAATTTTGAAGTGATATTGGGTAGcttaaattttatagaattgGCAGAGTTGCTCTGAACTGGTTACAATCATATTTGATGAATCGTCAAAAAAAGGTGGCTGTGGAAGAAAGAAAGAAGTCAGGCAGCTGAAAGAAGTCATCTTAAGTATCTCTGAAGTGTCAATTTTTGATCCAATCTTCTTTCTTATTTATTGCAATGATCTCCCAGAACTCATTTCCAAAGAGCAAATtttaatgtatgctgatgacacttcCATAGTTACCTCAGCAAGTAACACATATGTCCTTCATCAATCCTTAATTTAAAGTATCCAACCACTAAATACCTGGCTCGATGCAAACAGCTTAAAACTAAATCATACTAAACACAGTTTatgaattttcattaaaatcattgCAAAACTCCTCAGGCAGACTCTTCATATCTCCAATCTTTGAtactttaactaaattttttggcTTGTTCATCGACGATTCCCTCACTTGCCACCAGCTTATTGAGCTTGTATTGGTAGTATGATATGGATGTGAAATACGAATATACATGTCTATCTTCTAGGAATATACAGACCTCCAAGCAACAATACTGGAGTGGTTTTAGATTTAATATCAAACTAACTTACTTTATGATAATCTGTGCAATGAgaggcatcacatgattattatAGATGACATcaacacaaacaatttaaataaccGTGAAGGCTAAATTTGAGGAATCCTAGCAATATGCATATATAATATGGAAGGACTTCACCTTCCAGCCACTAGGGCAATAAATACATCAGCACTCTTGATTAATtggttatacaaaaatatttaatctgataAGTTCATTGTGAAAACACTCCTGTCTGGACTATCAGATCACAGAGCTcaactatgtttttaaaaatttttaggtaTGATAATGACTCCAAGCGCTCTTTTTAGTagaaattttagttacaaaaactCAACACTTAAATGCATTTTTGACTAAAAAGATTTAGGATAAGGTATAAAATGCAACTACAGTAGATGAAGCATATTAACAGTAACAATGAGTATGGGATGCTGTATGCCATAGAATCTTGCAAAaggtataaacttaaaatatagaaacatgTATTTTGAAACGAGAGTAACTCAATGCTTTACATAATTTTGAACTAACAGTGAACTTTAATGACAAAGAAAAAAATGATAGATAGAAAGAACTAATATGAATTAAGATTAAGAATTCTGAAAACAAGATCCAATGCTTATAGTATAGTTCAatctaaaaatatgataaatgagGATTGACAAGCTagatgaaaaagaacaaaacaagcttgtccaattattattattataacttggaTTTACTTAAGTTTAAGATTCTGCACAAATTCAAAAATAGAAAcactatctttaaaaattaatagctCGCACAGGAATTCATGTttatatcaatacaattttactGACATTTCATCCCACTAAAGTAGggataattgaaaaaaattacctgttagcCTTACTCAACATTTTCTGATGAATAAGTTTCCTTTGAGCTTTGAAGAGTTCCCAGTCTTCTTTCATCATGCGTTGCTTGGCTTTCAGTGTTGCCTGTTCTTGActggaacattaaaaaaaatcataaactaaACTTTCATTAACATCATGACATTCCTTATAATACCTAATCATATGATCACCATGGCTCAACAGTATACAGTAAAACATCAGTGTTCAGCAGAATCTCACTTGTGTTTAATAATGGTGTTTTTCATGTTCTGAGTCATCCTACTTGGACTTCAATCAGGAAATAAAACGAACTGCTGTGTcaagttgcatttttttattttaataggtatCCACATACCAGGAACATCCCACACCAACTCTAATCCCACACAGACTGTTACAAGAGTGAGTTTTACTCTatcctgttatattttttattgtttttgttttaacttcTCCCCAATTTATCTACCTTGTTATAGCCCCTCTCCCCACACCAATATTTagatcatattgttttatttatagtttacttatcttctaaatttatattcctaAACAAGAATCGTACAGTTTGCTTACGTGGAATGTTTTCTTACTGTCCTGGATATACTCACTTGTACTGATGTATTCGAGTCTCTGCCTCCCGCCACAAACTACCGACAAGTGTGATCTCATCATCGAAGCTCAGGAAACTCTCGAACTAACTTCTTATACTTGTCACCAGGATCTGGAGAACTGTTACTCAACTGGAATCACAAACAGTGCTAATGTTAGACCACagaagtagtttttaaattaaaattacaatgtttaggCTAACAACAATCAACTCTAATCAAAGTATCAGAACAACCTGAGTGACTCAAAGAGGGATACCAGCTattgatagaaatttaaaatttatgttgtaaagaCAGGACCTGTGGAGAACTAATTTTTAAAGACTATAGAAAGGTGAGTAAGTGCCCTTTTAGTAACCCAACAATGACAGTGGTACAAGACAAGAATTTTAAGTAGTTTGCAATACAaggacaaaatataaatatatataaattaatatatgagATATGAGGCCATTGAAGGTTAGATCATATGGAAATGGGGATCACTGCGGGTTTAAAGATTAGCAAAACTCATGTTTATCTCACCATCTCAAAGATTGTATCTGAACTTATTTAAAGAAATAGAACAAGCTAGACTATGGTATTGGTATTGGCTATATGGTATGACTACATAAAGAAATATCTTCGGAGGTtgtgtatttttatgaataaccCACTCTATTTACAATGTACCAGAATCATGAAACTTTGGAGCACTTGCAGCTTGACCGCCCTTTAATTTTAAAGGAATCGTCTAAGTCTAAGAATGTTTTTGGCTATTTATGGGAAAAAGAAATAGGGAGATTACCCACCTTGGCTATACACTCAGGAAACTTTGTTCTGAACAAAAGGATCTGTGTAGGACACAACTCTGATAGAGATGCTGGTTGAGGACCTTCCAGGTCAGGTTGAACTTGTTAAGGTGTTCAGTTTGCAGCTGCTCTAACAGTGGTGCCAATTCGTTGGCAGCTGCCATCAGCTTCTTGTAGCTCTCTAGTAGACCTGCATACCAGTTTTCCTTATTAGATTAAAGTCCAAAAGGTAGAAACATTTCAATGGAAGGGACTTGGGAAATTGGAATGACTGTGTGATCCAGACCAAATTACAATTGGCAAACTAACTCTTTAGTTATTGTTACTGTAAGTTGGTTTAATATGTTAACCaaccattatttaatatgttaactGCAGGTGGACCCAATGGCGTGTGTGGCTGATGCCATTCAGATTCATTGGCAGATTTTGGCACACTCTTGCCACTATTTCTTGACGTAAGCTAGCAGTCAGTGGTAATTATTGATATAGGTCAGTCCTTTTTGAAGATTATATTTCTTGTTAATATCATTCGTTCATGATTTCAGTTACAGAGGTTGAATAAGAAATTTATGATTAGTATTtgcatgtttttaaaatgaataatggaAGAAAAGGTAAGTAcggaattgtaataattttacaattagcAAAATAGATTGTGACATTGACTATAACTCTTAATCAGAAGACTGTTTTAGTAGTGGAGGCCAACTAGTGACTGAAAGTGATATAGAATACTGTACGGTGTTCGTGACACCAATCTGGATAATAGTCCAAACCAGTCTGACACCAGAACAAACACTCTGCTCACTTCAACTCAATCACAACCCCAAGTAACACCACAGCCTTCATGTTCAGATAACCAACAATTTCCACAATCAAATACACTACTAGTAAACCTTGTGCACATAAGCAGCCCCAACCGATACTAACTTAGTCTGATACCCCAGACATGAAATCATTTCTATTTTCTCAGTTCATTGGCTTGTGAGTACCTACGCCAGGTAATTAAcctttagattatttttaaatggttattgATTGTTTTTCTTGAGTCGATTATTAGAGAAACAAATGCTaatgtggaaaatatatttctaccCAGCATCTACTACTGAAGTTTTGAATCTGTCAGTGGAAAATCTTGACACTCcccaaaaaaatgttattagaatCTGTTATTTCATAGggagttgaaaatattaaaagaaccagaatttatttattaatattttgtaagattaCACCAGTTTCAATATACATTCAGCAAACGTAGTGTAGAAGAATCAACCGATTTTGTAAAATAccgtaatttgtttttatacaaacttgaaattatgaaattataccAACATAACGCCAACATACGTCAAGCAAACTTAATGTAAAATCaactgatttaataaaataacctgTTTTGATTTACAAGAaactataacttaatattttaatacagtttataaataaaagataattattttttagtagatgtttttattattacttactgtATTAATCAACGAAAGATGAATCGAGGGATCGTACACAGTTTCAACCGTAATTAGTGTTTCATGAGCAAGTCGACAAGAGAGAGCTCTCAGGAACAGAAGCTGGTTTCAATGTTATATCAGAGTGGGGGCGAAAGACCCACCAGTGAGAAAAGGAAGGATATATGCTATTGCTTTCTAGCTTAAATATTGTGGTTTTATTCTTATCTCTTAGTTCTATAGTTTACACCTATGCGGTCAAGTGAGATTTTATCTACAGTAATGAGGtgtacaatttgtaatatttgtaaaactacaaGTAAAAGTTTAGTTATTATATCTATCTAATTGTGCATAGACCTGAGTATGTTATCAGATGTTTAGATGATAGTATGAGATCATTAGTGCTGGACTGTAGTTACAGTTTTACCCCACTGGGCTCATCTCTGTTTCTTCATACCTATACTGACCTTGTCAGTCAGTTTAGCTGAGATTCTATTTTATTCAACTGATTATTCCCAAGTCCAGATAGCTCAGATGGTAGATGACTGACTTGTTGAACTGAAGTGTTGTAGGTTCAAATCTCACTGAAGACTAATGCTTTCTTTGTTGCTAATATGATTGTATGAAGACTGTAGGTCTCATTATAGACATTAGCActtaaattgaacttttaattaatcttactttttaaatttatttgtaaacttgAAGTGTTGCCGTATTTATTTGTGCGATTACCACCAAAATTGGTTTACAAaaagaaacttatttatttaatgtagtttattgacaattatttctttgaaattaatagcacagactatttatttatttattttgtacagtttactaataagtaaaatttactatagtgagtttgaatttttttcagaACAATCCATAGGAACCTATATGTGTTCTTTTATAATGCAATATTGACTATAAACTGATTTGTTACGATTTTTTAGTAACCTGGTATTGTTGTtgaataattaatgtattttattttgtgttttaaggtTGTTTATTGACTTTGgttgttattatagtattttattttcttgatgtttttaattcataaatattttatttagactactgttgaataattataatgttgttatttttttatgaattatgaaataagtattgcaatttattgtattttaactaaCTGGTCATATTTGTTTTAACTCTTCAAACACAGTTGATGCATATACGCGATCTCATGACTTTTGTTCTTAACGCCTTTGATGCTTATACAAGTTTTggctacattttattttaagcatCTTCATGATTACTCAGAGTGCAGCTATGTTCTTTTATTCCATGCATGGAACCTTCACAAACTGTAAAATGTAAGTCAATGCTCACTTCTTATGTCGCTGGGTGCAGCTGCATCTATTAATAGCGGGAGGCAGGGAGACTGAAGGTCATGTACAGAATGACATGTATGTGCATGGTGCCAGTCATAGTATATTTGGCATGTGTGGAGTATTTCTAATGTGTTTTGCACTagtttgttatttagtttaattcGTTTGTTAGTTACATTAGCTATTTTCTTAAACAGTGGcagaaaacattacaaatgtttaaaaaatagggtatttgcaataataaattttggcctttttttaataaatgagtaCTAAAGGGAAATTAGCCAATTTTAGCATGGTACTATAAgagttaaaacaaatcttattataattaaaaaagtagatgaattttaacgtataattattgctattaaaatatagtagtaaTTAGACAGATATTTAGACTTGGAATTGTTGATACAATACTGACCATCTCAATACATAAGATAGTTATTGACATTGTATTCATTGATGAGAAACCTGTTCACACAACAttaattatagttgtataatTATTTGTGACTGTTATGTTGTAATGTTGTGACTGATTCTTCAATGGTTTAAATAGTAGCAATGATATCTTGAAATATTCTTTGTTGCAAATTCTTCCTATCGGTCCCTATCAACAAGAGCTGCTAATTCCGCTTATCTCTTGACAATACCCTCTGATGATACAGATCTGTGCCAACCTAAAACATTGTACTATTCCAGAATACtcctataaataaaacatttaaattgggagtagtgaaacaaaattaaaagatccataactatatttaattactaaaacatttttgtgacaCCTAAAAATACATCACTTTACAACATCGTAATACTGATGATGAGTTAGAGGAGTAGGCCTATAGTGTAGAGTGTAATAAACTTATGTATGTTGTAcgttattgagtaattattttacCTGATATGAACAGATACGGTAATACTGGTGAGTCCTTCTCCCTCTTGAGCAGTTCCAGTTGTCTTACTTTGGTCTCTATCACAAACTCCTGGACTTGCGACTCAAGCCTTTGAAAACAGCTGGTGTGGGTCGCACATACAGAGCCTGTGAGAAAGCAACAGTATGATTTGCTCAGTCCTGTAATTCACTTTTAAATAATGAGTAGGCTAAAGGAGTTTCCACATAACGAAAATTAATAATGCCCCATTTTTTTATGAACCTCataaaatgttggtttttttttaatatcgaattgaaaatataaaattattggaagttttttgattgatcaaattttaattttttacatactgTAATTGTGTTTACCTCGAAATGATATTGCAGTTTAGGAAGCTTCCTTTGGgaagataaaaatttgtttattgagtAAAACAGTTGTTTAGGCTTAAATTTTAAGAGTGACTATTGCAAGATGTTTGTAGAAAGGACATCTGAATGAACATAATCATCTAGTATACATAGGCCAAGTACCATATTATACACTACCAATAATCTACATGGCAAATGTCCATACTTCTGAACGTGCTCCTTAATATAGTGTTCGTAGCCATCAGCCGGGGACTTGACCTCCATAGCCATACGGTATACCATCCGTATGTACTGCCTCAGGTCCATCCAATGGGCTTGCAGTCTCCTCATCTCCTCCACTGTGTTCTCAGTGACACCCCTAAGCAAACATTGTTAAGTAGTATAGACATAATAGCAACTTAAAAAAACTGGTATGATTGGTCTTTAGTAAACTTGCAACTTTTAGTCACAGCGACAATTTGAAGTGCACAACTACAATGTTGAAAGCTGCTGTGTGGTTACTCTATTGCTTTGGGCAAGATCTGCGCGAGCCCCTAGTAAAGTTTTTCCAGCATTACCAAATGACTAGAACAGTTTTGACAAGTTGTTGGGAATAATTGGTCCATTAACACCAGAGGAAAGTTTGTCAGCTACTTTGAGGTGagtacaataaattgtaataaaatttcgttttaaaatatttattaatccttTTACTGCCATAGTCGTATGCAACTTGGTGAATGATTACCACCAAACGCTGTCAGCTGACTGTCTGAACATCATCAACCTAATAATTAACCTTATTTTACATGCTTTCGGGTTCTAAAGTTCTCTTCTTTTACCTctagacaaaattaaaaacttttgttttattgaagtTGCTGTTAATCattgcaatataaaattattttcatgcaatattgaatttttatttaccgTCTGTTTAACAAGTTGCCTGCAGGAGACACCTTATAGTGCACAATCACAGTGAGAGTAGTAGGTCACTCACTATAGACCAGTAGTAAAGGTGTTATTGAAGTTACACAAAATGTACAAGTTATGCAAATGATTAATGAAAAACATCTGGTCTAATATGAactgtaaattacaaaatattcactAGTTTCACATAAGAATGAACACCAAGACACCTatgagaatgttgagttcagctttatttcaccttcctctttatGCGATGGTTTAGTAAAAACTACGGTAAAAGCAATAATTGGTGATAccaccattaaaaatattatatctgcTGTCGTCATAATAAGAACTGATCACATTTAGTAAAGGATCGAGTTAtagtccattttataaagaaattataaaagtattcagaaaaaatgttgacatgaacataacattttgcacaacgaaataagataaacaatctaattggaaatccaaaagataaaaaattttaaatgaaaataaaagtggaatttacaaaattaactgtgaagactgtgataagatttacattgAACAGACAAAACGAAccattaataaaagatttaaagaacacgaaagatattacaAATACggacaaactaaaaaaatcagctattgccaaacatgcattagaaacaaatcacacttttaaaaatttcacattactAAAACAAGTCAATAAGCAAGAAGAACTtgacgcttatgaaacattatacataacaaaacataaagataaaatattgaacaatgattttggactgattcaaaattcacccttcctttaaaatataacaaaattcttttttacccaaattttttatacatatattaatatttattttattttactttaaattaaacaaatcttgtattaagctttacttagctgataattaatttgaaatgttaaatatttatattattcaaattgttgtttttttcacacctgaaaggcctcgtgtattaaaaataaaattattggagaattgtgatttttcgttcatcaattattacaaaaaatgaagTTCAATTATTTGATTTTTGAGCACTGGTTTCGTGTAGTGTTTCAGTTCTGTTTCAGAGAACAGGTATCAAACTGTTATAGATATTTCATAAACTTGATTACTATtcatcaaatacaaatatatgtattattgttaacTAGTGTGGGATCATTCACAAATCACTTAGTAGTATGGTATCAATCACAAATCATATAGTAGTGGGGCACACCTCACCAACACcttatttttaaacgatttactttaaaaagtaaattgtttaaaaataacataccaTTCTTTGTTAGAGTTGAATAGAGTCCTAATAGACGTTAATATTGGTCTCAAGCATGTGTATTTTGCAATACTCTTTAGGGCAGAGAGAATCATACCAATACTATCAACAGGTAAGCCtgcagataatttaaatttataaactacaaacaaatagactatatgttataaattcaaaCAATCCAAGTCATCACATgactaaatcaatatttttttattttttagacaatattattatatattttatattgtaaatatgtgttcaataatttttcccaaaaatttattattgatttcagCCTATGAAAcctaaaaccaataaaatattacagacaaaaaattttaaagaccaaCTAAGTAAATGCTTCTGATGGTACAGAATTTTGTTCAACTatcattcatatttataatactaaaggTAAACTAATACGAGAATATATAGCCTACAACTAACAGACCTGCGGTCCTTGCAAGCATCGCAGGAGCAGGGTTGATCCTTTGCCATTGCTTCCTCCTCCCCCTCACTCACCTCCTAGAAGAAGGAAAATTTACTACTGAATGCGAACATTTAAATACTTTGCAAGTGTTAAAGGAATAGAGAGCTCTTCTCTAGCATCTTTTCCCCCTCACacaagatatacatttttcagagagaaagtgaatattaaaataattgtcaaGTGTTATAAGAATAGTGCTCCTCTCCAACACATTTACCATTTCTCCACCTACAAGATACAAATTTGTCACcaagagtaaatattttaaatacatttcaagtGTCACAGGAGCAGAGGTGTTCACCACATCTTCTGTCTCTCCTCTTCTCAACATTGACAAAGAATCAACAGTTCCCACAATAGCTACCTTATGAGTAGAAAACTCGGATCATGTCTAAAACaatgtagtgcactcaattgtgtacctgatgtcGAATTAATGCAAAGAATTCCATTTGAGCTtcttcactaatattttttaagacgAACATAGCCTAACTTCAGATTCCAAGACTTAAGTCTAGGCTAACTACTAACATTCACATGGGAATTCATTCAT is a window of Homalodisca vitripennis isolate AUS2020 unplaced genomic scaffold, UT_GWSS_2.1 ScUCBcl_11374;HRSCAF=20613, whole genome shotgun sequence DNA encoding:
- the LOC124374936 gene encoding protein FAM193A-like; this encodes MTSLLESYKKLMAAANELAPLLEQLQTEHLNKFNLTWKSFLSFDDEITLVGSLWREAETRIHQYNQEQATLKAKQRMMKEDWELFKAQRKLIHQKMLSKANSDLSGEATCHRSCPCDECAMSHLLSCGGLVTPPHSPSLPPTSDHNGRGRVWRERDESSQKRQQSVSVTCVRHLPSLHQWWIWKQRAQ
- the LOC124374935 gene encoding uncharacterized protein LOC124374935, producing MSCSDSDPGNKEKTIDGSDMGDVIGKETDEAETEEMSSEFLEIVSEREDADGAASSDEQRAPNSDIQIFSCEEVSEGEEEAMAKDQPCSCDACKDRRGVTENTVEEMRRLQAHWMDLRQYIRMVYRMAMEVKSPADGYEHYIKEHVQKLCMCDPHQLFSKA